A portion of the Lampris incognitus isolate fLamInc1 chromosome 9, fLamInc1.hap2, whole genome shotgun sequence genome contains these proteins:
- the si:ch73-54f23.4 gene encoding zinc-binding protein A33, with protein MVIGEHRMYKNHVKDSNCNKSLLSDQKEKLVQAIKRIKHEVDECMEAETDMYIESREVEGRFEDLEREIRAEFKNLHRFLDEEECTDLERLWKEREKQVKLLKERERKIASQRRDLERAIMTLNSKLAEEDSTNLLTEIQDLVKRSQVSFIPPAEVETEVRSGRFVGPIQYRIWKHMKSCLYPNITSVTFDPETAHPNVTISPSLTSMWFEEDKDVTMCLSNPRRFNYYYSVMGKQGFTTGRHYWEVDVGYKTAWRVGVAQEDIQRGEIVSSSSLWTLSLKGGAVLACTEPQPTKINVSARLQRIGVFLDCDKEEVSFYNAVTMAPIFTFSMDTVLVPLFPFFNPCDTDDGENRGPIHIFSPSL; from the exons ATGGTTATTGGAGAACACAGAATGTACAAAAATCACGTAAAAGACAGCAACTGCAATAAAAGCCTCCTCTCTGACCAAAAG GAGAAGCTTGTCCAGGCTATTAAAAGAATCAAGCATGAGGTAGACGAGTGCATGGAAGCAGAAACAGACATGTACATAGAGTCACGGGAGGTCGAG gGCAGGTTTGAAGACCTGGAACGAGAAATCAGAGCTGAGTTCAAGAACCTCCATCGCTTCCTGGATGAGGAGGAGTGTACAGACCTGGAGCGACTgtggaaggaaagagagaaacaAGTGAAGctactgaaggagagagagaggaagatcgcCAGTCAGCGAAGGGACCTGGAGAGGGCAATCATGACGCTCAACAGCAAACTGGCCGAGGAAGACAGCACTAACCTGCTCACA GAAATTCAGGATCTCGTAAAAAG GTCTCAGGTCAGCTTCATCCCCCCGgcagaggtggagacagaggtgcgcTCCGGTCGGTTTGTGGGCCCCATCCAGTACCGAATATGGAAACACATGAAAAGTTGCCTTTATCCCA ATATCACCTcggtgacctttgaccctgagACAGCCCACCCCAACGTCACAATATCCCCTTCTCTCACATCTATGTGGTTTGAGGAGGACAAAGACGTGACGATGTGCCTGTCAAACCCACGGAGGTTTAATTATTACTACAGCGTGATGGGGAAACAGGGCTTCACCACAGGGCGGCACTACTGGGAGGTGGACGTCGGCTACAAGACGGCCTGGAGGGTCGGCGTGGCACAGGAAGACATCCAGAGAGGGGAAATTGTCTCCTCCAGCAGCCTCTGGACCCTGTCCTTGAAAGGAGGAGCCGTACTGGCCTGCACCGAACCACAGCCCACCAAGATCAACGTCTCTGCCCGCCTCCAACGGATCGGAGTGTTCCTAGACTGTGATAAGGAGGAAGTGTCTTTCTATAATGCTGTTACCATGGCGCCAATCTTCACCTTCAGCATGGACACTGTCCTGGTCCCTCTGTTCCCTTTCTTTAATCCATGTGATACAGATGATGGGGAGAATAGGGGCCCCATTCACATCTTTAGCCCCTCGCTATGA
- the ino80e gene encoding INO80 complex subunit E, with protein sequence MSHRQTQPRDMNGQADVEVDYKRKYKHLKWKLKFLVYEQECFQEELRRAQRKLLKVSRDKSFLLDRLLQYERVDEDSSDSDATASSENSEGEVPRERERDSGKKRRSSPATSLPSSSSSPHPLSLLSRPGVNPLQSSGSGGYLNTMPFPPEYLAPPAERMKKERKTKTPKNKKETSGKVVAANYPAAPSAPPATSGPFSWVPRQMLSGDAAEEEGDSEGDSDRGDEDRGEGDEAELVIDIPNE encoded by the exons ATGTCGCACAGGCAGACTCAACCGAGAG ATATGAACGGCCAGGCAGACGTAGAAGTAGACTATAAGCGGAAATATAAACATCTCAAATGGAAGCTGAAGTTTTTGGTCTAT GAGCAGGAATGTttccaggaggagctgaggagggcACAGAGAAAACTGCTGAAAGTTTCCAGGGataaaag CTTCCTCCTGGACAGACTACTACAGTATGAGAGGGTAGATGAGGATTCCTCGG ATTCAGATGCAACAGCTTCTTCAGAAAACAGTGAAGGAGAAGTGCccagggagagggaaagagacagtggGAAAAA GCGAAGAAGTAGCCCTGCAACAAGCCTTCCCTCATCGTCATCGTCCCCccatcctctctccctcctctcccgtcCTGGTGTGAACCCCCTGCAGTCATCAGGGTCTGGAGGCTACCTCAACACA ATGCCCTTCCCACCAGAGTATTTGGCTCCCCCAGCTGAGCGaatgaagaaagagagaaaaacaaagacGCCTAAAAACAAGAAAGAGACATCGGGGAAG GTTGTGGCAGCTAATTACCCAGCAGCCCCCTCAGCTCCTCCTGCAACTAGCGGCCCGTTCAGCTGGGTTCCCAGACAGATGCTAAGTGGTGATGCTGCTGAAGAGGAGGGTGACAGCGAaggagacagtgacagaggagatgAAGACAGGGGGGAGGGAGATGAGGCTGAACTAGTCATTGATATCCCCAATGAGTGA